Proteins co-encoded in one Malus sylvestris chromosome 7, drMalSylv7.2, whole genome shotgun sequence genomic window:
- the LOC126627931 gene encoding LOB domain-containing protein 15-like, with product MSRERERVDELGKKFKRETDASSHYQMGRRHMLGPPGTLNTITPCAACKLLRRRCAQECPFSPYFSPHEPQKFASVHKVFGASNVSKMLMEVPETQRADAANSLVYEANVRLRDPVYGCMGAISALQQQVQSLQAELNAVRDEILKYKYREANLLPSNSHHMALFSTSGAVSAASLPQTPQPPPPPPLPPPMPPTSSSSSMYTNQQTSAADYSSLSSENVSFFG from the exons ATGTCCAGAGAAAg GGAGAGAGTTGATGAGTTAGGCAAGAAGTTTAAGAGAGAAACTGATGCTTCTTCCCATTATCAAATGGGAAGAAGACACATGTTGGGCCCTCCTGGAACCCTAAACACCATCACTCCTTGTGCTGCCTGTAAACTCCTCAGACGAAGGTGTGCACAGGAATGCCCCTTCTCTCCTTACTTCTCTCCCCACGAACCCCAGAAGTTTGCTTCGGTTCATAAGGTCTTTGGTGCCAGCAACGTCTCGAAGATGCTCATG GAGGTGCCGGAGACTCAAAGAGCAGATGCAGCAAATAGTCTTGTTTATGAAGCAAATGTGAGGCTACGAGATCcggtgtatggatgcatgggTGCAATTTCGGCTTTGCAACAACAAGTTCAATCTTTACAAGCCGAGCTCAACGCAGTAAGGGATGAGATACTTAAATACAAATACAGGGAAGCCAATCTCCTTCCATCTAATTCTCATCATATGGCTTTGTTCTCTACTTCCGGGGCTGTTTCTGCTGCTTCCTTGCCCCAGACCCCACAGCCACCCCCACCGCCGCCACTGCCACCTCCTATGCCTCctacttcatcttcttcttctatgTACACTAATCAACAAACCAGTGCCGCGGATTATAGCTCCCTTTCAAGTGAAAATGTTTCCTTCTTTGgttaa